Proteins from a genomic interval of Rosa chinensis cultivar Old Blush chromosome 2, RchiOBHm-V2, whole genome shotgun sequence:
- the LOC112184427 gene encoding WD repeat-containing protein 48 has product MGITEALRLQRNIVASGGLGGEVFMWDLEAALAPVSKSGDSVEDDCSNATNGSGNAQPITSLRTISSSNNISMHTTQAHGYVPISAKWITSCLWWNICMIMDMFQSLLLDSTGRFCLSGSSDSMIRLWDLGQQRCVHSYAVHTDSVWALASTPTFSHVYSGGRDLFLYLTDLTTRESLLLCQGEHPILQLALDDDSIWVATTDSSVNRWPAEGRNPQKIIQRGGAFLAGNLSFSRARVSLK; this is encoded by the exons ATGGGGATTACTGAAGCATTGCGGTTGCAG AGAAATATTGTTGCCTCTGGTGGACTTGGAGGGGAGGTATTCATGTGGGATCTCGAAGCAGCCCTTGCTCCGGTCTCAAAGTCAGGTGATTCTGTGGAAGATGATTGTTCAAATGCCACCAATGGTTCTGGAAATGCACAACCGATTACAAGTTTACGTACTATCAGCTCTAGCAACAACATTTCTATGCACACAACTCAGGCACATGGATATGTTCCAATCTCTGCCAAA TGGATCACTTCTTGTCTCTGGTGGAACATATGCATGATAATGGATATGTTCCAATCTCTGCTTCTTGATTCTACTGGCAG GTTTTGCTTATCAGGATCTTCTGATTCAATGATTAG ACTATGGGATCTTGGTCAGCAAAGATGCGTGCATTCTTATGCGGTGCACACAGATTCTGTTTGGGCACTTGCCAGTACGCCAACGTTTAGTCATGTATATAGTGGTGGGAGAGACCTTTTT TTGTACTTGACAGACTTGACCACAAGAGAGAGTCTTTTGCTTTGCCAAGGAGAACACCCCATTCTGCAGTTGGCTCTAGATGATGATAGCATATGGGTTGCAACAACAGATTCTTCAGTTAATAGATGGCCTGCTGAGGGGCGCAATCCTCAGAAAATTATCCAAAGAGGTGGCGCTTTCTTGGCCGGAAATTTGTCATTCTCAAGAGCAAGGGTGTCCTTGAAATGA
- the LOC112184426 gene encoding uncharacterized protein LOC112184426, with protein sequence MEDDMVRLVQEALGAPNVGTHDQTSEENSTNPNVGANEPTKKFLKLLEDANLPLYPGSKRHTALSYTVRLLQAKVLHGWTDKSFKTLLEIAKESMPEGVQLPKSYYEAQKLTEDLGFTYETVDACPNSCMLFRNEDINLDECRICKTSRWKDNNGSSNDVAALGKRKAAKQARYFPLKPRLQRLFMSSKTAKLMRWHGEERTDDGVFRHPADSLAWKDFDQKHTNFSGDIRNVRLGLASDGFNPFRSMNIVHSTWPIILVPYNLPPMMCMKQPFIFLSVLIDGPKAPGDKIDVYMQPLIEELKELYEDGVETFDAFSNEMFKMHAALLWTINDFPAYANLSGWSTKGEFACPSCNSESGYQRLKFGKKASYMTHRRWLPYDHKYRADSRSFNGNTEYRRKPKTLSGADLLAQLESNGVLTEYKREDLERRKVLGVQKPDNDPLMKKKHNWKKKSIFYELPYWKDNLIRHNLDVMHIEKNICDNVLFSILGVAGKSKDNLNSRRDLELMGIREQYHLKRRESGTEYADPAEFEMNNKGKDMFFSALSGSRMPDGAASNIARRVRLHDRSIGGLKSHDNHILLQQLIPLFIRSSLPENVVQALIDLGSFFKQLCSMDNCAADLEKARARIVLTLCELEKIFPPSFFDIMEHLPIHLADEALIAGAVIFRWMYPIERYLLTLKEYVRNRACPEASMAKGYLMEECMNFCTQYLNDVESKFNRPARKKNDDDINKGKDFVLEEITRTQAHRWILFHTEAVTPFLNEHLITIRRQFPAANEHYVQRVHFREFANWFKEHVINLQRTSSVLLSEEVIALSNSPSPSAKRLTSYNANGFFFRVKSLDNHRSTQNSGVTLQADKNLSIDSSPYYGRLTDIIKISYGIDIKYVLFKCDWVNPATGIKLDHFNFPLVNFKRLLYKNDCIGDEPFILASQAHQVWYALDPSGQEWLNVVDMPSRDLSLVQTNNTEEASISSESMDVEMED encoded by the exons atggaggatgatatggtCAGACTTGTCCAAGAAGCTTTAGGAGCTCCTAATGTAGGAACACATGATCAGACTAGTGAAGAAAACTCAACTAATCCTAATGTAGGGGCAAACGAACCTACCAAGAAGTTCTTGAAGCTTCTTGAGGATGCAAACCTTCCATTGTATCCGGGTTCTAAGAGACACACAGCTTTGTCATATACAGTTCGTCTTTTGCAAGCGAAGGTGCTCCATGGATGGACAGATAAATCCTTCAAAACTTTACTTGAGATAGCAAAAGAATCTATGCCTGAAGGTGTGCAACTTCCCAAGTCATATTATGAAGCGCAGAAGTTAACAGAAGATCTCGGATTCACTTATGAAACAGTAGATGCATGTCCTAACAGTTGTATGTTGTTTAGAAATGAAGACATAAATTTGGATGAATGCAGAATATGCAAGACATCTCGATGGAAAGATAACAATGGTAGTTCAAATGATGTTGCAGCACTTGGGAAACGAAAAGCAGCAAAACAAGCAAGATATTTTCCTTTAAAACCAAGGTTACAAAGGTTGTTTATGTCTTCAAAAACAGCAAAGCTTATGAGATGGCATGGAGAGGAAAGAACCGATGATGGTGTGTTTAGGCATCCTGCAGACTCTCTTGCATGGAAAGATTTTGACCAAAAACACACAAATTTTTCGGGAGACATTCGCAATGTAAGGCTTGGGTTAGCATCTGATGGATTCAACCCATTTAGGTCTATGAATATAGTTCATAGTACCTGGCCTATCATATTGGTTCCCTACAATTTACCACCTATGATGTGCATGAAGCAACCCTTTATATTTCTATCTGTTCTTATTGATGGTCCTAAGGCACCCGGTGATAAAATTGATGTCTACATGCAGCCACtgattgaagaattgaaggaaCTGTATGAAGATGGTGTAGAAACATTTGATGCGTTCAGCAATGAAATGTTTAAAATGCATGCTGCATTGTTGTGGACGATTAATGACTTTCCTGCCTATGCCAACTTGTCGGGGTGGAGTACAAAAGGTGAATTTGCTTGCCCATCATGCAACTCTGAAAGTGGTTACCAACGGTTGAAGTTTGGTAAAAAAGCTTCATACATGACTCATCGGCGGTGGTTACCCTATGATCACAAGTATCGAGCAGATTCAAGGTCATTTAATGGCAATACAGAATATAGAAGGAAGCCTAAAACTTTATCTGGTGCTGATCTTCTTGCACAATTGGAATCAAATGGTGTTCTTACAGAGTACAAGCGGGAAGATCTAGAGCGAAGGAAGGTGCTTGGGGTGCAAAAACCTGATAATGATCCTTTGATGAAaaagaagcataattggaagaagaaaagtatATTTTATGAGCTTCCATATTGGAAAGACAACCTGATACGTCACAACCTTGACGTGATGCATATAGAAAAGAACATTTGTGATAATGTTCTTTTCTCAATATTAGGAGTTGCTGGAAAGTCTAAGGACAACTTGAATTCTCGTCGTGATCTGGAACTTATGGGAATTAGGGAGCAATATCATCTAAAGAGGAGAGAGTCTGGTACAGAGTATGCTGATCCagctgagtttgagatgaacaaTAAGGGGAAAGATATGTTCTTTTCAGCCTTATCAGGATCACGAATGCCAGATGGAGCTGCTTCCAATATTGCACGTCGAGTACGTTTACATGATCGTAGTATTGGAGGTCTTAAGAGCCACGATAACCATATTCTATTGCAGCAACTTATTCCTTTATTTATACGAAGTTCTTTACCAGAGAATGTGGTTCAGGCATTGATTGATCTGGGTAGTTTTTTTAAACAGTTATGCTCAATGGATAATTGTGCAGCAGATCTAGAAAAGGCTCGTGCTCGTATAGTGCTGACACTTTGTGAACTTGAGAAGATATTTCCGCCATCATTCTTTGATATAATGGAGCATTTACCAATTCATTTAGCTGATGAAGCATTAATTGCTGGTGCTGTAATTTTTCGGTGGATGTATCCTATTGAGAGGTATCTACTGACCTTGAAGGAATATGTGCGGAATCGGGCTTGTCCTGAAGCATCAATGGCTAAAGGTTATTTGATGGAAGAGTGCATGAACTTCTGTACTCAGTATCTCAATGATGTGGAAAGCAAGTTTAATAGACcagcaaggaaaaaaaatgatgacGATATAAACAAGGGAAAAGACTTTGTACTTGAGGAAATTACTCGGACACAAGCTCATCGATGGATCTTATTCCATACAGAGGCAGTCACACCATTTCTTAA TGAACATCTTATTACTATTCGACGACAATTTCCTGCTGCAAATGAACACTATGTTCAGAGAGTTCATTTTCGGGAATTTGCAAACTGGTTTAAGGAGCAT GTTATCAATTTGCAAAGAACAAGTTCTGTATTGTTATCAGAAGAAGTTATTGCTTTGTCTAATTCTCCTAGTCCATCAGCAAAGAGATTGACTTCTTACAATGCGAATGGGtttttctttcgagtgaaaagtCTTGATAATCATCGCTCAACACAGAATAGTGGTGTAACTTTACAAGCAGACAAGAATCTTTCTATTGACTCCTCACCATACTATGGGAGATTGACAGATATTATCAAAATCTCTTATggtattgatatcaaatatGTTTTGTTTAAGTGTGATTGGGTTAATCCTGCTACAGGTATAAAGTTAGACCATTTTAACTTTCCTTTAGTTAACTTCAAGCGTTTGTTGTACAAAAATGATTGCATAGGGGATGAACCCTTCATATTGGCATCTCAAGCTCATCAAGTTTGGTATGCTCTAGATCCTTCAGGGCAAGAATGGCTGAATGTTGTTGACATGCCTTCAAGAGACTTATCCCTTGTGCAAACTAACAATACTGAAGAAGCTAGTATTTCAAGCGAGTCAATGGATGTTGAAATGGAGGATTGA